One genomic region from Mesorhizobium terrae encodes:
- the plsX gene encoding phosphate acyltransferase PlsX — MIKISIDAMGGDHGPNVVIPALQIVATRRPDIRFAIYGREEVVRPELAKFPGLAEKSELIHCDVAVRMDDKPSQALRHGRWKSSMWKAIEAVKAGSADACVSAGNTGALMAMSKFCLRTMATIDRPAIAAIWPNMRGESVVLDVGATIGADAHQLIDFAILGTGMARAVFGIERPTVGLLNVGVEEVKGQEEVKEAGRMLREANMASMSYHGFVEGDDIGKGTVDVVVTEGFAGNIALKTAEGTARQIGGYLRAAMSRTLMARIGYLFAKGAFDLLREKMDVSRSNGGVFLGLNGVVVKSHGGADSAGFAAAVELAYDMVRNRLLDRIEADLDLFHARNPQSPAIRRSDVAADEEG; from the coding sequence GTGATTAAAATTTCCATCGATGCCATGGGCGGTGACCACGGACCCAACGTGGTCATCCCGGCGCTCCAGATAGTCGCCACCCGCCGCCCGGACATCCGTTTCGCCATTTATGGCCGCGAAGAAGTGGTGCGGCCGGAACTGGCGAAATTTCCCGGTCTGGCCGAGAAAAGCGAACTGATCCATTGCGATGTCGCCGTGCGCATGGACGACAAGCCAAGCCAGGCCTTGCGCCATGGCCGCTGGAAGTCGTCGATGTGGAAGGCGATCGAGGCGGTGAAGGCCGGTTCGGCCGACGCCTGCGTTTCCGCCGGCAACACCGGCGCGCTGATGGCGATGTCGAAATTCTGCCTGCGCACCATGGCCACCATCGACCGGCCGGCGATCGCCGCGATCTGGCCGAACATGCGCGGCGAAAGCGTGGTGCTGGATGTCGGCGCCACCATCGGTGCCGACGCGCACCAGCTTATCGATTTCGCCATTCTCGGCACCGGCATGGCGCGCGCCGTGTTCGGCATCGAGCGGCCGACCGTCGGCCTGCTCAATGTCGGCGTCGAGGAGGTCAAGGGCCAGGAAGAGGTCAAGGAAGCCGGGCGCATGCTGCGCGAGGCCAACATGGCCTCGATGAGCTATCACGGTTTCGTCGAGGGCGACGATATCGGCAAGGGCACGGTCGACGTGGTGGTGACCGAAGGTTTCGCCGGCAACATCGCGCTGAAGACCGCCGAAGGCACCGCCCGCCAGATCGGCGGTTATCTGCGCGCCGCGATGAGCCGTACCCTGATGGCCCGCATCGGCTATCTGTTCGCCAAGGGCGCTTTCGACCTCTTGCGCGAAAAAATGGATGTCAGCCGCTCCAATGGCGGTGTCTTCCTCGGACTGAACGGGGTCGTGGTAAAAAGCCACGGCGGTGCCGATTCGGCGGGGTTTGCGGCGGCCGTGGAACTGGCCTACGACATGGTGCGCAACCGGCTGCTTGACCGGATCGAAGCGGATCTCGATCTGTTCCATGCCCGCAATCCGCAGTCACCGGCAATCAGACGGTCCGACGTCGCAGCCGACGAAGAAGGATAA
- a CDS encoding beta-ketoacyl-ACP synthase III, translated as MIRSVVRGTGQSLPRRIMKNADFEGMVETSDEWIAQRTGIRQRHIASDDETTASLGEGAARAALADAGLTPDDIDLIVLATSTPNNTFPATAVEIQQRLGMRHGYAFDMQAVCSGFVYAVTTADAYIRAGLAKRVLVIGSETFSRILDWSDRSTCVLFGDGAGAMVLEATEGAGTIADRGVLAASLRSDGTHKEKLYVDGGPSTTGTVGHLRMEGREVFKHAVGMITDVIEATFSQAGITADDLDWFVPHQANKRIIDASAKKLGIAEEKVVITVNLHGNTSAASVPLALAIAAADGRIKRGDLVLLEAMGGGFTWGAVLVRW; from the coding sequence TTGATTAGATCAGTCGTGCGCGGCACGGGCCAGTCACTGCCCCGCCGCATCATGAAGAATGCCGATTTCGAAGGCATGGTCGAGACGTCGGACGAGTGGATCGCCCAGCGAACCGGCATCCGGCAGCGTCACATCGCCTCCGACGACGAGACGACGGCTTCGCTCGGCGAGGGGGCGGCGCGCGCCGCACTTGCCGATGCCGGGCTGACCCCGGACGACATCGACCTGATCGTACTGGCGACGTCGACGCCCAACAACACGTTCCCCGCCACGGCGGTCGAGATCCAGCAGCGGCTCGGCATGCGCCACGGCTACGCCTTCGACATGCAGGCGGTGTGTTCCGGCTTCGTCTATGCCGTCACCACGGCCGATGCGTATATCCGCGCGGGACTGGCCAAGCGTGTCCTGGTGATCGGCTCCGAGACGTTCTCGCGCATTCTCGACTGGAGCGACCGCTCGACCTGCGTCCTGTTCGGCGATGGCGCCGGCGCAATGGTGCTGGAAGCGACGGAAGGGGCGGGCACCATCGCCGATCGCGGCGTTCTGGCTGCCTCCCTGCGTTCCGACGGCACGCACAAGGAAAAACTCTATGTCGACGGCGGTCCGTCGACCACCGGCACGGTCGGCCATCTCAGGATGGAAGGGCGCGAGGTTTTCAAGCATGCCGTGGGCATGATCACGGACGTCATCGAGGCGACGTTCTCGCAAGCCGGCATCACCGCCGACGACCTCGACTGGTTCGTGCCGCATCAGGCCAACAAGCGCATCATCGACGCTTCCGCCAAGAAGCTCGGCATTGCCGAGGAGAAGGTGGTGATCACCGTCAATCTGCATGGCAACACTTCGGCCGCATCGGTGCCGCTGGCGCTGGCCATCGCAGCGGCGGACGGGCGGATCAAGCGCGGCGACCTCGTGCTTCTGGAGGCGATGGGCGGCGGTTTTACCTGGGGTGCCGTGCTCGTCAGATGGTGA
- a CDS encoding integration host factor subunit alpha, with product MGGKTLTRADLAEAVYRKVGLSRTESAELVEAVLDEICEAIVRGETVKLSSFATFHVRSKNERIGRNPKTGEEVPILPRRVMTFKASNVLKSRILRSHQTNKSKAGK from the coding sequence ATGGGAGGAAAGACACTGACACGTGCCGACCTTGCGGAGGCCGTTTATCGGAAGGTCGGCCTGTCGCGCACGGAGTCTGCCGAACTGGTCGAAGCGGTGCTCGACGAGATCTGCGAGGCGATCGTGCGCGGGGAGACGGTGAAGCTGTCATCCTTCGCCACTTTCCATGTTCGTTCCAAGAACGAACGGATCGGCCGCAATCCCAAAACCGGCGAGGAAGTGCCGATTCTGCCGCGCCGGGTGATGACCTTCAAGGCGTCCAACGTGCTGAAAAGCCGTATCCTGCGCTCGCACCAGACCAACAAGTCCAAGGCCGGCAAATAG